CATTGTactaaaagagaagagagctCTTGTGTGCTTAGTCATACCCTTCACCCTGCGCAGAAAATTGCTTCTCTTGTATTTGGTTTCTGAAATggtggcaggaggcagagctccCCTGGTGAGCTTTGCTGTGCTCAGACAGCCTCCTGGAGGGgtgcctggggcaggagcagagtTGCACCCTCGCAGGTGGGGATCAACAACCTTCTGCTTCCAGACTGGTCCATCACTACCCAAAAAGCACAATGCCACTTCCATTGTATGAACAACTGGCTCTcgactgtatttttctgttctgtttcaaCCAAAGGTAGCAATTCAGCTTTGGACCCCATGTAAATAGTAGCACTGAGCAATttaaagcagctgcagggaggaaaTCGCAGGGGATTTAGGTACAGTTTTGTTTAGTCAATTGGCTACACCAGGGAGTCTCCTTAGCATGAGCAACAAGCACGTCGGTAAAACCCTACTGCAAATACAGATAAAGTATGGTTTACCCTGAGGACTGGTATTTAGGAAGGGGGGAGCAGGGAATAACACCATCAAATTTCTGTGCTTCTCCCTTTGCTAGGAAGGAGCCATCTGTTACTATGGGCAAATGTGAACAAATCTACCCTCAGGTTACTGAAAGCCATCACTTAGCTGCAAGCTTCAACAAAGCTACTGCTATAGCCAGGCgaagcaaaggcagcagcatggaaaaaaaattgcacaaccattaaaaaaaaaaagtggtagtCCATTCTGGGCGTTTATCCAACACAATTTGTGACAATggatatggattttttttcttgtagacGTTCAAGCTTTTTTTATACAGTAATACTATGAAAGTATGAAAATACTTGATTGCAGTAATCGACCCAATTTTTACCTTCAGGCCGTTATTCCAAAACCTAACTGTCCAAAGGATGCAAACATTGCTCCGTGCAAATTGCAGCTATGCCATTACAGGTGTTCAAATTATGGCTCAAACTTAAAATGCTTCTAGTCCTACAGCTGTTTCAGTGTAAAGAGGAGCTATCAACTTCCCCAGAAAATTTTTACCCTCGCTGGTTTAAAACCACTAAATACGGAATTATCTTTTCATATGTAGATGAAACCCTGCAGAAATTCAAAAATCAGTCTTGGGAATCATTCCGCAGGGCCTTACACTGCTTCTGCATTCAGCAGAGCGTTgttagaagaggaaaatgttctCTTAATTAAATGCCTGTCTATAAATTATTCTGTCAGGTTTGTAGCATCACAGGAGACTCCCCTCCCACCTAACCCACTACCATGcaatatttaagattttaataataaactttATCAGAGCACAGCCTACCTATTCAGAGCTATGGGCTTTTTGACACGAGAACTGGGGCATCACTCCTCTGCTCTGTAGCCAGTAAATGGGTTTTATTCTCTGTCTCCATGTCGCTGAGGAGCACTGCAGCCGCAGCGGGGAGCTGAGGGGCTCAGACCTGGAGCTCCTCACAGCCAGGAATTTGCAGAGCCAGAGGTACTGCCATGACTGGGCGTGCTTCCACAGCCACACAACctgaaatcagtttaaaattGAGCCAAGGCTGTTCAGTTTTAGAACTGCTTGCTAGCTGTTGCCTTCATGGTTAACATGAGCAGTTTACAGACGACACATTGACCTACAGTGGGGAGCCAAAAGCAGCAAGATGTCTGTTTTCCATGGAAGTATCAAGACTGCTACACATAAAATGTTGACAGGAGATAAAGGTTAACTCCTTATCTGTCAAGAAACAAAGTTTAAGTAATACTGGCTAGATACTCCCAATGTGAATGTAACTGCTTTGACTGTAAGTTCCTAGAAGAGCCAGctaacaaatattttagtaaGAATTTAGTGAGAATTAATAGCAAGCTATGGCACCCAATTTACAATTTatgatgcaaaatgaaattcatataAAATGATTCCTCATTTGTTGCTGATATAACTACAGTCACTTGATCAGAAAGAAGCAACTCGAGGCTGGAGCCTGTTATATGCATCTTATatcaaaagaacaacaaaacaaaaacaatttggaACAGGCAAGACAGGTAAGCAAAAGCACCTCTTTTCATGTGAGAATTTGGTGTTATATAAGCAACTAAAATATTTACCTGGTCATCTGATATGGTGGCATTAAGGCAGACCTTGGAGTGATTCGGCAGCTTGAGTGTGGAGTAGGGAAGTTGCTCAATATGAAAGGATAAATGAACCTCAAATTGCTCCATCAGAACAAGAACTGTAAAATTGAGGCCCGAACTGGAAACTAATAGGTTTGGAAGCTGATTAAtgctttgttgttgctgttgtattaaaaaaaaaaaaaaaaaagaatcatataATTGTGTGCTTCTGATAAGACACGGTTAACAAAGTTGGTAAGGCAAGTGGTGGCAGACTGTTTTCTGCATCCAGTAAGAGAAGTAAAAGGCTTAAGCTGAAGGAGGAATGATTCAGGTAGACAGCAGAGAGATCTTTTAACAGGGGGCATACTGCTGGGGCTATGAAGTCTCCATCCTTAACGAGCTGAAGAACAGCTTGGGTCAGGTGACATATGTCACATCCTATTGCCCTCAAAACATCTGAGATAAAGTTAGGTATCGCTGCCTGTTTGTAAactggtttgggggggggggggggggggggggaagagagacaATTCACCTAAGTCATCTCTTCACAAGCAGTAGCTGCAATGATTATGATAAGCTGAGGAAAAGTTTCCAAAACTTCCATCAGATAGGCCTCTTCTGTACTTAGGCTGATCTCTTACAGCCCTCTCACATTATTTTAACAAAGGCTCTTTCCTGTGGTTTAAATGCTCGCTAAAACATAGCTGAAAATACCTGTTTCATGCATGCGCATAAATTAGCAAGATGAGACTAATTTTACAAATTCGTAACAAAGCATTAAGGGCAGCTCATCCACAATTAGGGCAGTATTGGGGCTGTATGGCCACGCGCTTGGATACACAGCTGGATTTTTACCCATTGCAAGTAAACATGCACATGGCTTGTGTTTACACAAACACAGaccattttccctttccactcGGTTCCTCTCAGAAAGCAGGGCAAATGAATTTATGATGTTAGTTTTGTTCATCATGATTTATTGTACAGCTGAGCTCTAATAGGTTTTACTCAAATCCTGGCAAAGACAAAATCGCCAGACTTCTTCCTAGGAATCTTTATGTGACATTAACCCACTGCAGAGACTTCCAGAACAAACTATTTTGCAGCATTTCCGTGGAGGTCAGCGTTACCTCCTTTTCACAgagcacaaacaaaaatgcacaaagcatCTGTAAGCCACGGGCTTGGCTCTTTTTGTAACATTAcagctgatttttcagaagGCTTCAGCAGTCAGTGTGGAACTTTCCACAGGCCACAAGGCTCCTGGATCACACGGCTTCACCTGTTGCCCTCACGTGGCTGTCTGCTCTAGcaattcctttccatttctaaatTAGTGGAGTTGTCTCCTAAAAggagctgtcttttttttccctcccttcctgctcTATTTGGAAGCCTCCTTCAGAGCCCCCGCACTGGTCTcatggtttaaagaaaaaaaacaccttgttCCAACTTCCAGGCTAAAGCGATTCACTGCCCATGTACGTTCCCATGCCAGTATTGTCCATAGCTCGATTGCCTGTCCTCCACACCGCTGCTCACGCTGCTGTGCACCACCTCCATCTCCTCTTTCCACCTTTGTTTTGAGGCACAATGAGGCAAATTCTCGAAGATACGGGGCTTCTAGTTCACGTGGCATTTCTCTGTATCTGCTAAAAACCTGACTTCGTTGGCTTTGAGCCACTGAGACACAGAACACAGCAGTGCCACCGCACACTTGCCCTTTCCCCAGCCAGCTCACCTCGGGGACTCAGGGTCACCCTGCGAGCCACCGGCACCCCCTGACACACACTGACTCCTGCTGCGGCCCTTCTGCAAGTGCCAGGCTTCATGCGGGATCGGTTCCTCCCCAGACAGGGCCACCTCATGGAAAAAACCACCTGCGATACACATACAGCTGTCGAGGAGCAtggaagaggaggcagcaggtTTCCTTCAGTACCTGACTTCACCACACAGACATTTAATGTCTCTGTAATGGTGTGTGCACCTACAAGAggcttcttgttttgtttttgtttttaaaagctcatACTGAGAACTCGATGGTCCTTGggctcgatgatccttgtgggtcccctCCAACCGAGGTTATCGCATATTCTTTGGGAACAACAGATGTCAGTGATACGCACATGAGTCTAGCTAGCACTAGCACTGCTAGCACTGGTGCTTCTAAATCCAAAGTGCAAACATCTGTTACTGGAGCCAAGGGCACAGACGAGGGCCTCCTCCAGACCCATCTGTTCCGTCTGCGGGTATTAATGCCTGCTGCACAGGGGCTCGCAAAGGCGCTCCGAATGCACCCAGGGCACAGCCAGCTGGATCAGGCAGCTCCCACATCACCCCTTTTACTCGCAAGCCAAGCTTGACAGTACTGGGGGGCAATGGGGGGGAAGAACCTTGTAAAAGCTAAGCAGGAGAGTGCTGCTCCCACCTCGGGTGCTGCTGGGACAATTAAGCTGTGGGGCAATTAAGAAATTCCTTAGGCAGCGTGGGGCTGGAGGCAAAGGCATCAGTGGCAGTGCAGGGATGGCAGCTCCTCGTGGTACATATGTGGCTTTGGTTCCCAATGCTGTGTGCCTTACACCGCACCGAGCTTTCCtgtggggaaggcagaggtCTGAGCATGCTCgctgaagagaaaagcaaggcagGTTTTACTTGGtacaaaataaagacagacaCACATACCAAAACCACTTTTACTGAGCACATGCTGTTTTTTGCAAACACTAGTATATTTGGCCAACTTGGAATGGCAACAGTGAAACAGAGCGCGCATCCCTTACACAGAGGTCAGTTCCCCTGCCTAAACTGGAGTGCTCATCCCAAAGCACTGACGTGACAGAAGATTTCACAGACATCTTTGAGAGCATTTTGAACTCAGGCAAAAGACCACCGCATTGCTTTCGAAAGAAAATGCACTCTGTGGACTGAACTTCCCAGAGAGAATTGAACCTTAAGCCCAACACGAAACATTTCAGCCTAGATACAGTTAAAGTTTGGCAAAGTTAGACGATTAGAAACGGGGAGAGAAATTTGGGAGCACCAGGGAAAGGTTTGATTCCCGTTTACCAACACCAAGAAATGGTGCCGTGGGTCAGCAGCAGAGCTTAACAGCTCAGTGCTGGAAGCTGTGATCTCCTGGTGCTAAAAGCCTGCAGAGGGTGTAAGCTCTTCAGAGCCAGCCAGCTTCCAGCCAGCCTGCTGTCCAGAGCCGAGACCGCTGGAGGTATGCCTCGACAGCCAGAAACGGGGCCTTTAGTCACAGAAAAGCACAACTTCAGTGCCTTTGGATTTAAAAATTCAAGTTGGATTAAAAGCCTGagtttggattttaaaaagtctctctcctATGGCCAGTGTGGCCTTGAAAATTTCTGCTAGTGCAAGACTTGCTATGATGATCTTGTTTTTGCCATATTCGTCTCCACGGTGGTAGGTGTCACGTCCAGTTAAATAGGGATGGCAAAATAAGTTAAGAGAGTCCCAGTGCCGGATGGATTGCAGGGTGATTCTCAGAAATCACAGGCACCATACTCGCTGTACCTGTACTCCAAATACCATCAGAGAGGTTGAGTGACAATTCTGCAGGCTGAAGAAAAGGACGGCACGTGCTGCCAGGCGTGCTAGCCCCTTGCTGTCCTCCGAGAGCTCAGCTCTCTGAGGTATTGCTTAATTGCGTTACCATAAGAAACCCCAAAGTTCTGCACTGATTTTTATAATCTTACTGAAATCTGTGATATTGATACCTGAAGAGAATTTAACATAGAAACTCGCAACTATTCTTGAAGCACAGGCAGAGTGAGCAGGGGGACAGGACAGAAATCACCGGAGCGATGCCGAAGCTGTTAAATAAGTAACTTCACTACCATTCTCCACGCCTGCTCTAACACTTCTCAGGGGAGCACCAGGAGAGCTTTGTGCTGccaaaaaagaaactgaaaaaataaacacctcTGAGCAAcgaaaacatttctgctgtgtCTGAAGCGTGTGAGTACGTACCACGGGGATGTACAAGTGATGCTCTAAGACTACAAACAACGCAGGGGCTCGGTAGTTTTTGACTCCGGACCTCCAGCGTTTCTCTCAGGTGTGTCAGTACAGTTGTCACCCAGCTATTTAAACACAGGCACAATGTTGTGACAGAGCAATTAGCAATTCCAGCGtggaaatgctgcatttagAACACAGTACTTTACATACAATTACGGTGCTCAAGTTTCTACCTCCCTTAAGGCAAACGCATGACAACGTTTAAGTTAAGTAAAACCAGATGACAGAAATAAGTTGTGTAAGcgtttgtctgttttgtttccatttcccaCCGTGGCTTAATATATTAATGTTGTTAATTCATTACAAGCAATGTAACACAAGCATACACTTTCCCCAAAAGTGTATGCCTAAACTACTCAAACTTGCCACTAGGCAACTGCTGCACAGTCCTGGATGCTCTTGCACATCCTGCTCTAAGATCCTGCTCTGTGCTACtccatttttccacttcttATATACCCTGTTGATCATTTTGCAGAGTCTTCTAATAAACTCTCATGCCctgaatgcaaaacagaaattgcacttgctgtatttttatacaCTTTGCAGAACAGAGCCCTTTTCACAGCACTCAAAAACCTACAGGAACAACGCTGGGTCTTAGGAGAACAGCTTGgggtgagaaaaaaattgaatgaatcactaacaaaaagaagaaactgcatCAGGGAGCAACTTCcattgagaaaaataaatctggataCAGAAAATGCATCTCTGTTAAGCATGGAAACTATTTCAGAAGACACTAAATTTTAGTTAGTGGATTTTTGCAGCTATAAGCACCTTTTGTCTTACCACGATGAACTGGTGAAGCTAAGTGTGCACTTCCAACAACCTCTCGTGAAAGACCATTACAACCCGCAGTGGCAAGAAGATACTCCTGGCCAAGGTGAAGCGAATGCTCGACAACCGTGCTGTACAACCCTGTGACTGCAACGTGCTGAAAAACAAATCGGCAAGCTATCCTGCATTTTGATCTCCCATCTGATGTAAGGAAATAAGTACCGTACTGTCTTTTGGCATGCGATTAAATCGTATTTTCTTCCCAAACCTGTCCATACAAGCCAGGCTGGGTGTTTTCCAAATTAGGCTACCCGACACAGGCTATCAAGGCATCAGGACAGGTATTGTTCATCTAAACAAATCCCACTGCTAAACAGCACCAGAACGCCCAGAGACAGATTCTGCTCTCACGCATACCTAcagcagaacacagaaacaTCCCTTAGATAATACAAAGGTCATTTCAGTCCAAAATGAGCCCCTGCAATTTTTACCTCAAGCAGAAACCAAAGGATGCACAACTGTATGATGCATGCTACCATGAAATTAATTGATTTACTCAAAAACACTTTTATGCCTGCACTTTTCCTCAGACAATGACAGCACCAATGCTTCTACTGCTAATGTACCCTTGGGTGGGAaggctgaggaaggaaaagagctaaaataaattaaggttCACCCTAACACACTGGCATGTTTTACAGCGCAATATGCAAAGCATGAACAACCACAGTGCAATGCGAATGTTTGTTGTAAGACAGCGTAACTCCTTTGAACTGCCTTTATTTCCAGCACTTTATATAAATATAGCTTTGTTCTTGAGCCTGGATTATCCTCAGTTTGAAGTTCGTGTTCTCACTTTGTGTTGGAGGACTGCATGTAAGCGTCCCCACAGCCTCGTATACTCCTGCAGTGCCACTGAGACGCTGTCAGATTGGAACGGACTCAAAAGCAGTCCGTAACGAGTTACAGGGCTGTGTCCTCACGTTACATTTAAACCTCTTATCCCCGCATtgagaaacagaatgaagaTGCTtccatatacacacacacacgcacaccctTCTCATACAAGCTCCACGAAGTCTgcagaaaaataccatttgaaaatccaaaatgaaacttagagtgttttttttttttctcttttttcttttttttcccccttaaataCAAACTTTTATTTGGGAGCTTCTTTTGCCAAGATGAATTTGCTCAGCCCTGTTAggaagcatttgcttttgtcCAAGCACATGAGTTACCAGCTGAGAGGATGTTATTGTTCGGAAGGGATGTGAGCAGGGGAACCTGCGCACAGCACAATGTATCAGTCAGGAAGTTAGGGAAGAAAAGTGATTCTCTCATCCAGTTgaggaaacaaaatggaagTATCAAGAGTTCACCTTCCAGCTACTGTTATCTCTACGGGTGTCTGCAAAAAACATGTTAGTCACCTGTATTGCACATGAATACCACCATGAAGCTACAGGAATGTACTAAAATAACCTACTTTACAAAAGGGTCACAGATTTCTTTAGAAAAGTTactatttctgaaacaaatatcTCCAAAACACTTAAGCATCCGAACACCTTCCCCGCTCCTACAACCAAATACCCGAGAGCTCCAAGGGACAGAGGGGAACTGCAACTAGGAACGGGAAAGAGATGAAGCCACCCACACAGACAGAGCTCACACAGGCTACGAGCTCAGCAAGCACCAACACCAAGGCTTCCTCCCTCGGTGGGACATCCTCCCGTGGTGCGGGCAAGACTCTGGCAGTCAGACCGTGCATAAACACCATGAATTTCACAGAAGCCTCCTTTAAGTGTTTTAAGAGCAATACAGTGGAACACAACGTGTTTTCATGCTCTGGAAAGGGTGATCCTCTTACGTTAATAACTTTTGAGTCCTCCGATTCCTTACTGAGAGTTGTTGTCCGGgggattttcaaaatttaactcagcattcttgttttctttttatacaacCCCCACTCTTGGCATGGGGTCGCAGTTTCACGTCTAGGGGGCCTCAGAGTCCGGCACTGTCCCCCAAGGGCATCTCTTACTGAACACCTCAAAAACGTGTCCCTTCCATCGTCACCTTGGCAGCCGCGCTCCCTGACCCCTGAGCACCCAGCGGGAGCTCagacctccctccctccctccctgtgcCAACGCCAAGGCCAATGCCAACATGTTCACCGATGCCAATGCCAACGTGTCCGTCAACGCCAAGGCAGAGGCCCACGAGGCCGCCACTCCCCTGTCTCAGCCCGGGCCCCGTGCTGCAGGGCATCCTGACGTTGGTCCCGGGGCTGCTACCGCCCGTCGTCGGCGCTGAGCGGGTAGGCCAGCAGGCTCATGGCCTCGCCGCACGCCGCCTCCACCTGCCGCACCTGCTGGCGGCTGAGGCGCTCCCGCCACGCGTGGACGGCCTCGCGGGCGTCGCGGGCGGAGATGAGGAAGGGCCGCTCGGAGGAGTACGCCTCGCCGCGGGTCATGTTGACCACGAAGGCCTCCATGGCGGGCGGCACGGGCAGTCCGGCGAAGCGCAGCAGGCGTCGCAGCTGGGCGCGGGGCTCCCGCACCAGGTCCTCGTAGCGCAGCTGCGTGTAGCGGCGACGCAGCCCGGACGGGGCGCGTCGTGCCAGCAGCAGGTCGCGCAGCCAGGCCTGGCAGATGACCTCCAGCGCTCCGCCGAGGAAGAACTCGGCGCGGtgctgcggcggcggcgcccgACCTGCGCCCAGCAGCCCGGGGGCCAGCGGGCCGGGGGGTCCCCTCGGTCGAGGCGGCCCTCGGGGCTCGGCGCGGTGCCGGCTGCGCAGCACCTGGATGCTCTCCCGCAGCAGCGCCTGCTTGGCCTTCAGGCGGGAGTTGTGGACGGCGCGGGGGTCTCGGAAGAGCTGCACCACGCGCAGGTTGAGGCCGGGCTCCCTGAGCAGCGGCAGCAGGgcgcccagctccagcagccgcACGTCCTTGATGACCACCACCGGGTACTTGCGGCACTCGgcctccagctcccgcagcgcCCGCGGCGGGCAGCGCTGCTCGCAGGCGGCGCCGTCGATCAGGCCGACCTCCCtgcgcggccgcggggcggcggggcagaGGGGCGCCGAGCAGATCACCTTGTTGGTCCGCCAGCCGAAGATGCCGGCCGTGGTCAGGTTGGGGGAGCCGGGGGCCAGCGGGTCGCGGGGGCCGGCCGGGGCGGCGTAGAGGCGCAGCACGGAGAAGTCGCAGCGGAAGAGGGAGCGCAGCATGTCGCGCAGGGCGCCCTGCAGGCTGAGCGCGTCGCCGGGGTACAGCGCCTGCCACAGGTGCCACATGGGCTCGTAGAGGTAGAAGACGTCGGGGTGCTGGTTGAACAGCTCCCCCACGAAGGACGAGCCCGTGCGCCAGGTGGCGTGCAGGTAGATGTGCCGCttgcccgccgccgccccggtGCCG
This is a stretch of genomic DNA from Cygnus atratus isolate AKBS03 ecotype Queensland, Australia chromosome 1, CAtr_DNAZoo_HiC_assembly, whole genome shotgun sequence. It encodes these proteins:
- the CHST7 gene encoding carbohydrate sulfotransferase 7, yielding MKGRRRRWCWCWRGEPRRLAVALGLYTLLLLLLVPYALDYGARRARADEEPLLRRCPSLEEALSEWGWEQRPAPTGDEEDEEEEEGEDGGAAGNGTGAAAGKRHIYLHATWRTGSSFVGELFNQHPDVFYLYEPMWHLWQALYPGDALSLQGALRDMLRSLFRCDFSVLRLYAAPAGPRDPLAPGSPNLTTAGIFGWRTNKVICSAPLCPAAPRPRREVGLIDGAACEQRCPPRALRELEAECRKYPVVVIKDVRLLELGALLPLLREPGLNLRVVQLFRDPRAVHNSRLKAKQALLRESIQVLRSRHRAEPRGPPRPRGPPGPLAPGLLGAGRAPPPQHRAEFFLGGALEVICQAWLRDLLLARRAPSGLRRRYTQLRYEDLVREPRAQLRRLLRFAGLPVPPAMEAFVVNMTRGEAYSSERPFLISARDAREAVHAWRERLSRQQVRQVEAACGEAMSLLAYPLSADDGR